TACATACACGACTACTCCCATATATACATCTTCATCGCAGGTTTTGATTGAGAGAAATTATGGGAAATCGGCACTTGAATCAAATTATTATCGATACGAACCTGATTTTCTTGATACTCAGTCGGAGATTATAAAAAGTGAAAATGTTGCGCTGAAGGTGGTCAGGCATCTTCAGCTTGCAACAAAATATCAGCACTATTTTTTCAATCAGTCCACTGACGAACAATCTTTCATCGGCATTGTAAAAAAGAAAATTACCGATCTTGTACAAATGGGTATCTCCCTTGTTTCCGGAAACGGCAGGGAGCAGAATAAGGGAGACCGTTCCGGTGGAATCATTCCTGTTGAGCCGAAAAGTGATGAGGAAATCATAGCTTCAATTATCAGGTCCGGGCTCAGTGTTACTCCTTTAAAAAATACAAAAATTGTGACCATCTCCTTTCGTTCGAGGAATCCTGCCATCGCGAAGATCGTGGTCGATGCGGTGGTGAAAGCGTATATGGATGAGATGCTTGATATTAAATTGAGCACCAGCAGTTATTCACTGAAATGGATGACTGAGAAGGCGGCGGAAGAGCGGGACAAACTGGAACGGTCTGAACGGCAGCTCCAGAAATTCATGCGGGAGAATGATCTTGTTACCGTTGAGAACCGGTTGACCATCCTCCCCAGAAACTTTCTGAATTCGGCAGCCAGCTTTCGAAAGCGGAGACGGAAAAAAATGAACTGCAGGATCTTCTCGAGCAGATTGGATCCGCCGGCAATGACATTGAACAGCTGGAAAAGATTCCCCAGTTTGCCCAGGATACTGTTCTGAAAAATATTCGTGAGCGAATCTACAAGGCCAATCAGAATATCCAGGAGCTTTCAAAAAAATATGGCAGAAAGCATCCGGTAATGATACGGGCTCGGGATGAATTGAGGATTCTGAAGCAGGAAAAACGATTTGAAATTGACCGTGTGGTCTCAACGATAAAAAATTCCTATGAACTTGCAGTGTCCAAGGAGAAAAGTTTAAAGAAGCTCCTGGAAACGACCAAACGTGAAATGTTGAATCTGAATGAGAAATTCATGCAGTATTCCATCATGAAACGTGATGTGGACAGCAATCGTGTTCTCTATGATACTCTGCAGACAAGTATAAAGAAACAGGGAGTAACGGAACAGTCCCAGAGTGTAAATATCTGGGTTATAAAAAAAGCAGCTCTTCCGGTGGTTCCGTCTAAACCGAATAAGAAATATAATTTAATTGTCGGTCTTATAATTGGAATCTGTGGAGGACTCTGTCTGGCCTTTTTTGTGGATTATCTGGACAATACTATCAACAGTGTCAGGCAGATTGAAGATA
The DNA window shown above is from Desulfomarina profundi and carries:
- a CDS encoding GumC family protein; this encodes MENSPYWEMIDDGDDGGIDFKTYIGIIRKRWGLILSVVCFVLLVTIVVTYTTTPIYTSSSQVLIERNYGKSALESNYYRYEPDFLDTQSEIIKSENVALKVVRHLQLATKYQHYFFNQSTDEQSFIGIVKKKITDLVQMGISLVSGNGREQNKGDRSGGIIPVEPKSDEEIIASIIRSGLSVTPLKNTKIVTISFRSRNPAIAKIVVDAVVKAYMDEMLDIKLSTSSYSLKWMTEKAAEERDKLERSERQLQKFMRENDLVTVENRLTILPRNFLNSAASFRKRRRKKMNCRIFSSRLDPPAMTLNSWKRFPSLPRILF